Part of the uncultured Campylobacter sp. genome is shown below.
CCGGTGCTGCCTTTTTCGCGGCGAGGGCGGGGAGGATTTTTGCGAAAAACAGCACCGTTTGAAACACGATGATGAGTTTCATGCACCACTCGCTAGCCGCGTGGATTTGGGCAAATTCCGGCGTCATCGTTGCTTCTGCACCGATCTTTTGGGCGTTTATGATGTAGTCGGTAAAGTAAAGCACGAAAAGTAGGGCAAGTATGATATTTACGAGCGTCAGCATCAGGGTCGAAAGGCGCAAGCGAAAGGATTGCGATTTGTTGTTGTTGAAATTTATCATCTCAAAAACGAGACAGATGATCGAGATTGCGATGAGGATGCCGCCGTATTTTACGAAGATCTCGCTCATTAGCTTGCCGCTTTGAAAGTGCGATAGCACGCCATCTCCGATAATCTGCTGCGGGAAAAATACCACGGGCGCGACGAGTGCGCCGAGCGAGAGCTCGATGCCGATAAGGGCCGCTATGATGAAGATATAGATAGAAAAAATTGCGCGCATAGGAATCCTTTTAAATTTTGATAAATTTTAAATCGGACGTGATTATAGCGAAATCTTAT
Proteins encoded:
- a CDS encoding DUF4149 domain-containing protein, yielding MRAIFSIYIFIIAALIGIELSLGALVAPVVFFPQQIIGDGVLSHFQSGKLMSEIFVKYGGILIAISIICLVFEMINFNNNKSQSFRLRLSTLMLTLVNIILALLFVLYFTDYIINAQKIGAEATMTPEFAQIHAASEWCMKLIIVFQTVLFFAKILPALAAKKAAPEQSAADAD